The Euphorbia lathyris chromosome 3, ddEupLath1.1, whole genome shotgun sequence genome contains a region encoding:
- the LOC136224966 gene encoding uncharacterized protein isoform X2: protein MNRLKLFFSLLFILLLSSSAANSHSGGSKPWQILTNHNFSSQIRLHPHILLFLSVPWSGESRSLMKEISRLVSDREDDLGPLMLMYMQRNKEKILADAIGATDGITIIYYHHSFAYKYQGKLVARNIISSILPYISASPDDIPLTPLTSEEDLKTFLQSTDKALLLHEFCGWTRKLLANKKRNGTSVFGLDSDTVRISESQGKENQKEAEKSSFQCDTQDGFSVIPGIGEFSADNASSAFQYTGNIATANSGVSSCTFEEFKKFDSFFSSFMNVARELFLPSERYRFGLVSEIPLVSSLLAEDSGSWSTMLYYNGCPSCSKILKEGDDLKTFLLKNDESIVKELERDGHDLDPAIHANKPSVLLFVDRFSDSSKTKRNSKEALDILRKLALQHKVSDQKGQENGNKSQKSSAQALQDYKSIAGHPKLKLSPMAQKVKLKEKMSVMIVNDGKHAILDNLASDLQGSSLQEILTYLLQQKKEVKLSSVAKEVGFRLLSDDMDIKLADKLPLEPQVESTQVSAPPSEEDFASTGGNMNKDSASEHKKELHYTSQDVSEPTLSETSDQLVSDEGLVISEDVKRTEEKGYVQVDLPEEEELKFRSFGGSFYVSEGNYRLLRALTDGTRIPSLVIIDPISQLHYVFPKHEIFNYSSVEDFLYRFLNGLLIPYQHSESASENSKEGPSPPFLNVDFHEADSVPRITSQTFSEQVLGFNESDNGNASDPWKEDVLILFSNSWCGFCQRMELVVREVCRAIKVYILKTGSLDREILHKDDNLKNAVKFPKIFLMDCTLNDCSLILKTNNQREVYPALLLFPAERKTPVPYEGDMAVADVIKFVVDHGSSSHHLIGDRGILPSVAEKRGRNQFKDAAIATAEGEASIKTDKSLEIQLKNQMGKRTVYYSQMKASRSKDEHDPEVLIGSILVATDKLVHPFDKSMVVIIKADKSTGFQGLIFNKLIRWDAVEDLDEGSEIVKEAPLSFGGPLIRRGMPLVALTRRAVGDEYPEVAAGIHFVDQTATLNEIEQLKSGNQSVSDYWFFLGFSSWGWDQLFDEIAEGAWNINANQTGNGNLDWPSSSLDM from the exons ATGAACCGCCTTAAGCTCTTCTTCTCATTGCTTTTTATCCTCTTGTTATCATCATCCGCTGCCAATTCCCACTCCGGCGGCAGCAAACCATGGCAGATCCTTACCAACCACAACTTCTCTTCTCAGATCAGGCTGCATCCTCACATCCTCCTCTTTCTCTCCGTTCCCT GGTCAGGGGAATCTCGATCGCTAATGAAGGAAATAAGTCGTTTGGTTAGCGACAGGGAAGATGATTTGGGTCCTCTTATGCTGATGTATATGCAAAGAAACAAAGAGAAGATTCTAGCTGATGCTATTGGAGCTACAGATGGAATCACGATTATATACTACCATCACTCTTTTGCTTACAAATACCAAGGCAAACTTGTTGCCAGGAATATAATCTCTTCTATTCTTCCTTACATCTCTGCTTCTCCAGATGACATTCCACTCACGCCGCTTACTTCTGAGGAGGACCTGAAAACTTTCCTTCAATCGACTGATAAGGCTTTGCTTCTCCATGAATTTTGTGGATGGACCCGCAAGTTACTGGCTAACAAGAAGAGGAATGGAACTTCTGTATTTG GCTTGGATAGTGATACTGTTAGAATTTCAGAATCCCAAGGGAAGGAGAACCAGAAG GAGGCAGAAAAATCAAGTTTTCAATGTGACACCCAAGATGGGTTCAGTGTAATTCCTGGGATTGGGGAATTTAGCGCAGATAATGCCAGTTCTGCTTTTCAGTATACTGGAAACATTGCGACTGCTAATTCAGGGGTATCATCTTGTACCTTTGAAGAGTTTAAGAAGTTCGATTCTTTCTTTTCAAGCTTCATGAATGTTGCTAGAGAGCTCTTCCTGCCTTCAGAAAGGTATAGGTTTGGCCTGGTTTCAGAAATTCCATTGGTTTCATCTCTTCTTGCTGAAGATTCTGGCTCATGGTCAACAATGCTGTACTATAATGGATGTCCGAGTTGTTCAAAGATTCTAAAAGAGGGAGATGATCTGAAGACGTTTCTACTGAAGAATGATGAATCAATAGTGAAAGAG CTGGAGCGTGATGGACATGATCTAGATCCAGCTATACATGCAAATAAGCCATCGGTGCTTCTGTTTGTAGACAGATTCTCAGACTCATCAAAAACTAAAAGGAACAGCAAGGAAGCTCTTGATATATTAAGAAAATTAGCACTGCAGCATAAAGTGTCAGACCAGAAGGGTCAGGAAAATGGTAACAAGTCTCAGAAATCTTCTGCTCAAGCTTTACAAGATTATAAAAGTATAGCTGGACATCCTAAGTTAAAGCTATCTCCAATGGCTCAGAAGGTTAAATTAAAGGAGAAAATGTCTGTCATGATCGTAAATGATGGGAAGCATGCTATTTTAGATAATTTGGCTTCAGATTTACAGGGCAGTTCCTTGCAAGAAATCTTGACATACCTTCTTCAGCAAAAGAAGGAAGTAAAATTAAGTTCAGTTGCAAAAGAAGTGGGTTTCCGCCTTTTATCTGATGATATGGACATTAAGCTTGCAGATAAATTACCATTAGAGCCTCAGGTGGAGTCTACACAAGTTTCAGCTCCACCATCAGAAGAAGACTTTGCTAGCACTGGTGGTAATATGAACAAAGATTCTGCTTCAGAACATAAGAAAGAATTGCATTACACTTCTCAGGATGTAAGTGAACCCACTCTTTCTGAAACATCTGATCAGCTTGTGTCAGATGAGGGGCTAGTTATTTCTGAAGATGTaaaaagaactgaagaaaaaGGTTATGTCCAAGTGGATCTACCAGAGGAAGAAGAGCTTAAGTTTCGTAGTTTTGGGGGTTCTTTTTATGTTTCTGAGGGAAACTATCGGTTACTAAGAGCTTTGACTGATGGGACAAGGATTCCATCTCTGGTAATAATTGATCCCATTTCGCAGCTGCATTATGTGTTCCCCAAGCATGAAATTTTCAACTATTCTTCAGTAGAGGATTTTCTTTACAGATTTCTTAATGGACTTCTTATACCATACCAACACTCTGAGTCTGCATCTGAAAACTCTAAAGAAGGACCTTCTCCACCATTTCTTAATGTCGATTTCCATGAGGCAGACTCCGTCCCTCGAATTACGTCTCAAACTTTCTCTGAGCAGGTTCTTGGTTTTAATGAATCGGACAACGGCAATGCTTCTGACCCTTGGAAGGAGGATGTGCTGATTCTCTTTAGCAATAGCTGGTGTGGATTTTGCCAAAGAATGGAGTTAGTTGTTCGTGAAGTATGTCGAGCCATAAAAGTATACATATTGAAGACAGGATCTTTGGATCGGGAAATATTGCATAAAGATG ATAACCTAAAGAATGCTGTGAAGTTCCCCAAAATCTTCCTTATGGATTGCACATTGAACGATTGCAGTTTGATTCTGAAAACAAATAATCAG AGGGAGGTTTATCCTGCTTTGTTGTTATTTCCAGCAGAAAGGAAAACCCCTGTCCCTTATGAAGGAGACATGGCAGTAGCTGATGTTATTAAGTTTGTAGTTGATCATGGAAGTAGCTCACATCATCTCATCGGTGATAGAG GGATCTTACCTTCTGTAGCTGAAAAAAGAGGCAGGAATCAATTTAAGGATGCAGCAATTGCAACAGCTGAAGGAGAAGCTTCGATTAAAACGGACAAATCTCTTGAAATCCAATTAAAAAACCAGATGGGGAAAAGAACTGTATATTATAGTCAGATGAAAGCTTCCAGATCGAAAGACGAGCATGATCCTGAAGTTTTGATTGGTTCAATCCTTGTTGCCACTGATAAACTCGTCCACCCGTTCGATAAATCAATGGTTGTTATTATAAAGGCGGATAAATCCACAGGATTTCAAGGTCTGATCTTTAATAAGCTTATAAGATGGGATGCTGTAGAAGATCTGGATGAAGGTTCAGAAATTGTGAAAGAGGCTCCTCTTTCTTTTGGGGGTCCGCTTATAAGACGAGGAATGCCGCTTGTTGCTTTAACTAGAAGAGCAGTTGGAGATGAATACCCAGAGGTTGCAGCAGGTATACACTTTGTTGATCAAACAGCCACACTGAACGAAATAGAGCAACTGAAATCGGGAAATCAGAGTGTAAGTGACTACTGGTTTTTCTTGGGATTTTCGAGTTGGGGATGGGATCAATTGTTTGATGAGATTGCAGAAGGAGCTTGGAATATTAATGCAAACCAGACAGGGAATGGGAATTTAGATTGGCCCTCCTCCTCACTTGATATGTAG
- the LOC136224966 gene encoding uncharacterized protein isoform X1, producing MNRLKLFFSLLFILLLSSSAANSHSGGSKPWQILTNHNFSSQIRLHPHILLFLSVPWSGESRSLMKEISRLVSDREDDLGPLMLMYMQRNKEKILADAIGATDGITIIYYHHSFAYKYQGKLVARNIISSILPYISASPDDIPLTPLTSEEDLKTFLQSTDKALLLHEFCGWTRKLLANKKRNGTSVFGYSAEAGLDSDTVRISESQGKENQKEAEKSSFQCDTQDGFSVIPGIGEFSADNASSAFQYTGNIATANSGVSSCTFEEFKKFDSFFSSFMNVARELFLPSERYRFGLVSEIPLVSSLLAEDSGSWSTMLYYNGCPSCSKILKEGDDLKTFLLKNDESIVKELERDGHDLDPAIHANKPSVLLFVDRFSDSSKTKRNSKEALDILRKLALQHKVSDQKGQENGNKSQKSSAQALQDYKSIAGHPKLKLSPMAQKVKLKEKMSVMIVNDGKHAILDNLASDLQGSSLQEILTYLLQQKKEVKLSSVAKEVGFRLLSDDMDIKLADKLPLEPQVESTQVSAPPSEEDFASTGGNMNKDSASEHKKELHYTSQDVSEPTLSETSDQLVSDEGLVISEDVKRTEEKGYVQVDLPEEEELKFRSFGGSFYVSEGNYRLLRALTDGTRIPSLVIIDPISQLHYVFPKHEIFNYSSVEDFLYRFLNGLLIPYQHSESASENSKEGPSPPFLNVDFHEADSVPRITSQTFSEQVLGFNESDNGNASDPWKEDVLILFSNSWCGFCQRMELVVREVCRAIKVYILKTGSLDREILHKDDNLKNAVKFPKIFLMDCTLNDCSLILKTNNQREVYPALLLFPAERKTPVPYEGDMAVADVIKFVVDHGSSSHHLIGDRGILPSVAEKRGRNQFKDAAIATAEGEASIKTDKSLEIQLKNQMGKRTVYYSQMKASRSKDEHDPEVLIGSILVATDKLVHPFDKSMVVIIKADKSTGFQGLIFNKLIRWDAVEDLDEGSEIVKEAPLSFGGPLIRRGMPLVALTRRAVGDEYPEVAAGIHFVDQTATLNEIEQLKSGNQSVSDYWFFLGFSSWGWDQLFDEIAEGAWNINANQTGNGNLDWPSSSLDM from the exons ATGAACCGCCTTAAGCTCTTCTTCTCATTGCTTTTTATCCTCTTGTTATCATCATCCGCTGCCAATTCCCACTCCGGCGGCAGCAAACCATGGCAGATCCTTACCAACCACAACTTCTCTTCTCAGATCAGGCTGCATCCTCACATCCTCCTCTTTCTCTCCGTTCCCT GGTCAGGGGAATCTCGATCGCTAATGAAGGAAATAAGTCGTTTGGTTAGCGACAGGGAAGATGATTTGGGTCCTCTTATGCTGATGTATATGCAAAGAAACAAAGAGAAGATTCTAGCTGATGCTATTGGAGCTACAGATGGAATCACGATTATATACTACCATCACTCTTTTGCTTACAAATACCAAGGCAAACTTGTTGCCAGGAATATAATCTCTTCTATTCTTCCTTACATCTCTGCTTCTCCAGATGACATTCCACTCACGCCGCTTACTTCTGAGGAGGACCTGAAAACTTTCCTTCAATCGACTGATAAGGCTTTGCTTCTCCATGAATTTTGTGGATGGACCCGCAAGTTACTGGCTAACAAGAAGAGGAATGGAACTTCTGTATTTG GATATTCTGCCGAAGCAGGCTTGGATAGTGATACTGTTAGAATTTCAGAATCCCAAGGGAAGGAGAACCAGAAG GAGGCAGAAAAATCAAGTTTTCAATGTGACACCCAAGATGGGTTCAGTGTAATTCCTGGGATTGGGGAATTTAGCGCAGATAATGCCAGTTCTGCTTTTCAGTATACTGGAAACATTGCGACTGCTAATTCAGGGGTATCATCTTGTACCTTTGAAGAGTTTAAGAAGTTCGATTCTTTCTTTTCAAGCTTCATGAATGTTGCTAGAGAGCTCTTCCTGCCTTCAGAAAGGTATAGGTTTGGCCTGGTTTCAGAAATTCCATTGGTTTCATCTCTTCTTGCTGAAGATTCTGGCTCATGGTCAACAATGCTGTACTATAATGGATGTCCGAGTTGTTCAAAGATTCTAAAAGAGGGAGATGATCTGAAGACGTTTCTACTGAAGAATGATGAATCAATAGTGAAAGAG CTGGAGCGTGATGGACATGATCTAGATCCAGCTATACATGCAAATAAGCCATCGGTGCTTCTGTTTGTAGACAGATTCTCAGACTCATCAAAAACTAAAAGGAACAGCAAGGAAGCTCTTGATATATTAAGAAAATTAGCACTGCAGCATAAAGTGTCAGACCAGAAGGGTCAGGAAAATGGTAACAAGTCTCAGAAATCTTCTGCTCAAGCTTTACAAGATTATAAAAGTATAGCTGGACATCCTAAGTTAAAGCTATCTCCAATGGCTCAGAAGGTTAAATTAAAGGAGAAAATGTCTGTCATGATCGTAAATGATGGGAAGCATGCTATTTTAGATAATTTGGCTTCAGATTTACAGGGCAGTTCCTTGCAAGAAATCTTGACATACCTTCTTCAGCAAAAGAAGGAAGTAAAATTAAGTTCAGTTGCAAAAGAAGTGGGTTTCCGCCTTTTATCTGATGATATGGACATTAAGCTTGCAGATAAATTACCATTAGAGCCTCAGGTGGAGTCTACACAAGTTTCAGCTCCACCATCAGAAGAAGACTTTGCTAGCACTGGTGGTAATATGAACAAAGATTCTGCTTCAGAACATAAGAAAGAATTGCATTACACTTCTCAGGATGTAAGTGAACCCACTCTTTCTGAAACATCTGATCAGCTTGTGTCAGATGAGGGGCTAGTTATTTCTGAAGATGTaaaaagaactgaagaaaaaGGTTATGTCCAAGTGGATCTACCAGAGGAAGAAGAGCTTAAGTTTCGTAGTTTTGGGGGTTCTTTTTATGTTTCTGAGGGAAACTATCGGTTACTAAGAGCTTTGACTGATGGGACAAGGATTCCATCTCTGGTAATAATTGATCCCATTTCGCAGCTGCATTATGTGTTCCCCAAGCATGAAATTTTCAACTATTCTTCAGTAGAGGATTTTCTTTACAGATTTCTTAATGGACTTCTTATACCATACCAACACTCTGAGTCTGCATCTGAAAACTCTAAAGAAGGACCTTCTCCACCATTTCTTAATGTCGATTTCCATGAGGCAGACTCCGTCCCTCGAATTACGTCTCAAACTTTCTCTGAGCAGGTTCTTGGTTTTAATGAATCGGACAACGGCAATGCTTCTGACCCTTGGAAGGAGGATGTGCTGATTCTCTTTAGCAATAGCTGGTGTGGATTTTGCCAAAGAATGGAGTTAGTTGTTCGTGAAGTATGTCGAGCCATAAAAGTATACATATTGAAGACAGGATCTTTGGATCGGGAAATATTGCATAAAGATG ATAACCTAAAGAATGCTGTGAAGTTCCCCAAAATCTTCCTTATGGATTGCACATTGAACGATTGCAGTTTGATTCTGAAAACAAATAATCAG AGGGAGGTTTATCCTGCTTTGTTGTTATTTCCAGCAGAAAGGAAAACCCCTGTCCCTTATGAAGGAGACATGGCAGTAGCTGATGTTATTAAGTTTGTAGTTGATCATGGAAGTAGCTCACATCATCTCATCGGTGATAGAG GGATCTTACCTTCTGTAGCTGAAAAAAGAGGCAGGAATCAATTTAAGGATGCAGCAATTGCAACAGCTGAAGGAGAAGCTTCGATTAAAACGGACAAATCTCTTGAAATCCAATTAAAAAACCAGATGGGGAAAAGAACTGTATATTATAGTCAGATGAAAGCTTCCAGATCGAAAGACGAGCATGATCCTGAAGTTTTGATTGGTTCAATCCTTGTTGCCACTGATAAACTCGTCCACCCGTTCGATAAATCAATGGTTGTTATTATAAAGGCGGATAAATCCACAGGATTTCAAGGTCTGATCTTTAATAAGCTTATAAGATGGGATGCTGTAGAAGATCTGGATGAAGGTTCAGAAATTGTGAAAGAGGCTCCTCTTTCTTTTGGGGGTCCGCTTATAAGACGAGGAATGCCGCTTGTTGCTTTAACTAGAAGAGCAGTTGGAGATGAATACCCAGAGGTTGCAGCAGGTATACACTTTGTTGATCAAACAGCCACACTGAACGAAATAGAGCAACTGAAATCGGGAAATCAGAGTGTAAGTGACTACTGGTTTTTCTTGGGATTTTCGAGTTGGGGATGGGATCAATTGTTTGATGAGATTGCAGAAGGAGCTTGGAATATTAATGCAAACCAGACAGGGAATGGGAATTTAGATTGGCCCTCCTCCTCACTTGATATGTAG